A region of Pseudorasbora parva isolate DD20220531a chromosome 14, ASM2467924v1, whole genome shotgun sequence DNA encodes the following proteins:
- the crb1 gene encoding protein crumbs homolog 1 isoform X2, whose amino-acid sequence MDMDLTVLGSAWLRLVACVLFLLLQWTESLTLLKTSTFCLDKPCQNRAECREAPSDFLCQCQSPVPALHRTHCDSSSALCQLSVCQGNATCQPSGAHPGELVCQCEPGLLGQDCHSSAQLCAQGLCGDSVRCLAVQDRTPGYACICQEGYTGSSCEKEVDQCSPNPCRNRAICRSRRDGPTCFCVPGFQGKRCEIEVNECVSWPCRNGATCEDKIGHYICLCRPGYTGSSCEVEIDECQSQPCLHGASCHDHINGFSCTCLAGFQGERCETNIDECSDQPCQNGALCVDEINSYRCDCSQTNFTGVHCEIPPPPCWSQPCLNDALCEDEKGNYTCICWPGFEGRNCETDVSECDSSPCLNEGTCIERSWKTLYGTESLLPTRYNPRHASGFICECPPGFSGAFCEQNTTACTTDPCHNGATCEDFRGSYKCICLSERDDGVLYGGRNCSEPLIGCEGHECQNGAACMPFLSDGVHGYSCICQPGYTGSYCQTSTVFSFETIGGSLHLQTPLLGTETYFNITLSFRTVLENTVLFQRGIEGVILSLELQKTHLLLDLRSDPQTDTTSWTLMLPQDVSDGEWHTVEAVLGEGTLLLQLLEPCQDADNCGTTAQVDTGALELESALQSTFVGGLDEGGGIGSFIGCMRDLFVDSQLMVPEDWLSSSAVNVVQGCSHYDRCLSGPCENHGECVNLWQFYQCRCLRPYVGQNCGDEYITARFGHEDSSSYAVFTINDQLESDMLYLSMFLRTRKESGLLVLLANSTTEYLRMWLEKGKLTVQVNNFKTVTGESVVNDGESHFVSITIKTGMITLQESDHEFGAMDVQPVSVNFGDVIYVGGLLDGQDSSAFGGPFKGCLQDLQLNGRKLEFFPLDASVMSYRPDRMVDVTEGCPSDDSCSKNPCQNGGMCFSLWDNFACNCPPNTAGQHCEEVSWCELTPCPPQATCRALNQGYECISNVTFQDNTTLVYHGNGLISRHLTSIVFSIRTRKRNAAVLHAESGPDFVTVSIQDGSLVLEMLSGPSSSSSLSPVTLHSPRPVADGEWHVVELLMASPWANSSKWILVPLDEKDEPTVSDSMTGNLDFLREGTDIMLGGLGPDSSWNLIGCLSNVEIGGIVLPYYDQSEVRFPRNQEEKFNKISEKPVQTGCVGEMVCEPNPCLHGGICDDDFNLFQCFCLPGWGGDHCELNTNTCASNPCQHGYCSVQDLTYSCTCESGYTGTNCEVKVDVCAGQKCANGGTCLHGLNSYSCLCPDRFTGPNCNTQIEETP is encoded by the exons ATGGATATGGATCTTACGGTTTTGGGTTCAGCGTGGCTCAGATTAGTTGCATGTGTCTTGTTTCTTCTTCTGCAGTGGACAGAAA GTTTAACACTTCTCAAGACCTCAACGTTCTGCCTGGACAAGCCTTGCCAAAACAGGGCAGAGTGCAGGGAAGCCCCGTCTGACTTCCTGTGCCAGTGTCAGTCGCCTGTGCCAGCCCTGCACCGCACACATTGCGATTCTTCCAGTGCTCTCTGCCAACTGTCCGTCTGCCAGGGCAATGCGACGTGTCAGCCCTCCGGCGCCCACCCGGGGGAACTAGTTTGCCAGTGTGAGCCCGGCTTGTTGGGACAGGACTGTCATTCCAGTGCCCAGctctgcgctcaggggctgtgCGGGGACAGTGTCCGCTGTTTGGCAGTGCAAGACAGGACACCGGGGTATGCATGCATCTGTCAAGAGGGTTACACCGGGAGTTCTTGCGAGAAAGAGGTGGACCAATGCTCCCCGAACCCCTGCCGCAACCGCGCCATCTGCCGCAGCAGAAGGGACGGCCCCACCTGCTTCTGCGTGCCGGGGTTCCAGGGCAAGCGCTGCGAGATCGAGGTAAATGAATGCGTGTCGTGGCCCTGCAGGAACGGAGCCACCTGTGAGGACAAGATCGGGCACTACATCTGTCTCTGCAGACCTGGATACACGG GTAGCAGCTGTGAGGTTGAGATTGATGAGTGTCAATCACAGCCCTGTCTTCACGGCGCCAGTTGCCATGACCACATCAATGGCTTCTCGTGTACCTGCCTGGCGGGCTTCCAGGGGGAACGCTGTGAAACCAACATTGATGAATGCAGTGACCAGCCATGCCAAAACGGGGCTCTGTGTGTGGATGAAATCAATAG CTACCGCTGTGACTGCTCACAAACTAACTTTACTGGTGTTCACTGTGAGATCCCACCTCCTCCCTGCTGGTCTCAACCCTGCCTCAACGACGCCCTCTGTGAGGATGAAAAGGGGAATTACACCTGCATTTGCTGGCCAG GGTTTGAGGGTCGTAACTGTGAGACAGATGTCAGCGAGTGTGATAGCAGTCCCTGTCTGAATGAAGGCACTTGCATTGAGCGCTCTTGGAAGACACTTTATGGCACAGAGTCCCTGCTTCCTACACGATACAACCCCAGGCATGCTTCTGGCTTCATCTGCGAGTGTCCACCAGGATTTTCAG GTGCCTTCTGTGAGCAAAATACTACTGCTTGTACCACCGACCCGTGTCATAATGGAGCCACATGTGAGGACTTCCGTGGCAGCTACAAATGCATCTGTCTCTCTGAAAGGGATGATGGAGTCCTCTATGGTGGCCGCAACTGTAGTGAGCCCCTGATCGGTTGCGAGGGTCACGAGTGCCAGAACGGGGCGGCCTGCATGCCCTTCCTGAGCGATGGTGTACATGGCTACAGCTGCATCTGTCAGCCAGGCTACACCGGCTCTTACTGCCAGACATCCACTGTATTCTCCTTTGAAACGATTGGAGGATCCCTGCACCTGCAGACGCCGCTGCTGGGTactgaaacatactttaatATCACACTAAGCTTTCGCACAGTGCTGGAAAACACGGTACTCTTCCAGAGGGGTATCGAAGGGGTCATACTCAGCCTAGAGCTGCAGAAGACACACCTGCTTCTTGATCTTAGGAGTGACCCTCAGACAGACACAACCAGCTGGACTCTGATGCTGCCTCAGGATGTATCTGATGGCGAATGGCACACAGTAGAGGCTGTACTTGGAGAGGGTACCCTGCTGTTGCAACTGTTGGAGCCATGCCAGGATGCAGATAACTGTGGTACAACAGCCCAAGTGGATACCGGCGCCCTTGAGCTGGAGTCAGCTCTACAAAGCACCTTTGTTGGAGGATTGGACGAGGGAGGGGGCATCGGCTCCTTCATCGGCTGCATGAGGGACTTGTTTGTGGACTCGCAGCTGATGGTACCGGAGGACTGGTTGAGCAGCTCAGCGGTAAATGTTGTGCAAGGCTGCAGCCATTATGACCGATGCCTTTCTGGCCCATGCGAGAACCATGGAGAGTGTGTTAACCTTTGGCAGTTTTACCAGTGCAGATGTCTGCGACCATATGTGGGTCAAAACTGTGGTGACG AGTATATTACTGCCAGATTTGGCCACGAAGACTCTTCAAGCTATGCTGTCTTCACCATCAACGACCAACTGGAATCAGACATGCTCTATCTGTCCATGTTCTTACGTACACGGAAGGAATCTGGTCTTTTGGTGCTGCTTGCCAACAGCACCACTGAATACTTGCGGATGTGGCTGGAAAAGGGAAAACTGACAGTCCAAGTCAATAACTTTAAGACAGTTACTGGTGAAAGTGTGGTTAATGATGGCGAGAGCCATTTCGTCAGCATCACCATCAAGACGGGTATGATAACTCTACAGGAGTCAGATCATGAGTTTGGAGCAATGGATGTTCAACCTGTTTCCGTTAACTTTGGGGATGTGATCTATGTTGGCGGGCTGCTTGATGGACAAGATTCATCTGCCTTCGGTGGGCCCTTTAAAGGGTGCTTACAAGACTTGCAGCTCAATGGGAGGAAGCTTGAGTTTTTCCCACTTGATGCTTCTGTTATGTCATACAGACCCGACCGCATGGTTGATGTTACCGAAGGCTGCCCCAGTGATGACTCTTGCTCT AAAAATCCTTGCCAGAATGGTGGCATGTGCTTCTCTCTATGGGACAACTTTGCGTGCAACTGCCCTCCTAACACAGCAGGGCAGCACTGCGAAGAGGTGAGCTGGTGTGAACTCACCCCCTGCCCACCACAAGCAACATGCCGGGCCCTCAACCAGGGTTATGAAT GCATTTCAAACGTGACTTTTCAGGACAACACTACCCTTGTATACCACGGGAATGGACTGATCTCCCGCCACCTGACCAGCATCGTTTTTAGCATCCGTACGCGTAAACGCAATGCAGCAGTGTTGCATGCGGAGAGTGGGCCAGACTTTGTGACGGTATCCATTCAAGATGGTTCTCTGGTGCTTGAGATGTTAAGTGGACCTTCTTCTTCATCATCTTTGTCACCAGTGACCTTGCACAGCCCAAGACCAGTGGCCGATGGAGAATGGCATGTTGTAGAGCTGCTAATGGCCAGTCCTTGGGCTAACAGTTCCAAGTGGATCTTGGTTCCCTTAGACGAAAAGGATGAGCCTACTGTATCTGACTCAATGACGGGAAATCTAGACTTTCTCCGAGAGGGAACAGATATCATGCTAGGAGGACTCGGCCCGGACTCTAGTTggaatctgattggttgtctgagtaatGTTGAGATTGGTGGAATCGTGCTTCCGTATTACGACCAGTCCGAGGTGAGATTCCCACGTAACCAGGAAGAGAAGTTCAATAAAATATCAGAGAAACCTGTCCAGACTGGCTGTGTTGGTGAAATGGTGTGCGAACCCAACCCCTGCCTGCATGGAGGCATCTGTGACGATGACTTCAACCTTTTTCAGTGCTTCTGTCTTCCTGGCTGGGGTGGTGATCACTGCGAGCTGAATACAAACACCTGCGCCTCCAACCCCTGTCAACATGGATACTGCAGTGTGCAGGACCTCACATACAGCTGCACGTGTGAGAGTGGCTACACCGGCACCAACTGTGAGGTGAAGGTGGACGTATGTGCCGGTCAAAAGTGTGCAAATGGAGGGACCTGCTTGCATGGCTTAAACAGCTATTCATGCCTCTGTCCCGACAGGTTTACCGGGCCAAATTGCAA CACTCAGATTGAAGAGACTCCGTG A